In Brachypodium distachyon strain Bd21 chromosome 2, Brachypodium_distachyon_v3.0, whole genome shotgun sequence, one genomic interval encodes:
- the LOC100822532 gene encoding zinc finger protein ZAT11: protein MTLTREEAQESKEMNDQQQSLRVHADALLSLSSSPADADKRQTTTPAGRRALAAEGVFECKTCSKRFPSFQALGGHRTSHTRLQARMLLQQEQEQDQHERDAARARVHECAVCGLEFSMGQALGGHMRRHRGEPAVQATAAPACGETQPEVIMPDLNYPPMMEDCGGDGQDSPAGDRRSEHPLLDLLV from the coding sequence ATGACGCTGACGAGAGAGGAAGCGCAGGAGAGCAAGGAGATGAACGATCAGCAGCAGAGCCTCCGGGTGCACGCCGACGCGCTGCTCTCGCTCTCGTCGTCGCCCGCCGACGCCGATAAGCGGCagacgacgacgccggcggggaggcggGCGCTGGCTGCGGAGGGCGTGTTCGAGTGCAAGACGTGCAGCAAGCGGTTCCCGTCGTTCCAGGCGCTGGGCGGGCACCGGACGAGCCACACGCGACTGCAGGCGcggatgctgctgcagcaggagcaggagcaggatcAGCACGAGAGGGACGCCGCCAGGGCGCGGGTGCACGAGTGCGCCGTCTGCGGCCTCGAGTTCTCCATGGGCCAGGCGCTCGGCGGCCACATGCGCCGCCACAGGGGCGAGCCGGCCGTGCAGGCTACTGCCGCGCCGGCCTGCGGCGAGACGCAGCCGGAGGTCATCATGCCGGACCTCAACTACCCGCCGATGATGGAGGACTGTGGCGGCGACGGGCAAGATTCCCCGGCGGGCGATCGACGCTCGGAGCATCCGCTTCTTGATTTGCTTGTATAG
- the LOC100822222 gene encoding zinc finger protein ZAT12, with protein MSKRGRGVWEMDTARVLMLLAQHHQHQQQQQQQAPLAMRGRVFECKTCSRQFPTFQALGGHRASHKRPRLLQQQQQPQNALVNDAAALCLGRQITLPRQPQQMPVPAKPRAHECPVCGLEFAVGQALGGHMRRHRAEADAPTSGCKAAAPETPTACCDADGGICLDLNLTPSENCAKCRSVAAGLGARQGVPKALAMLDCSL; from the coding sequence ATGAGCAAGAGGGGCAGGGGCGTGTGGGAGATGGACACCGCCCGCGTGCTCATGCTCCTGGCGCAGCACCACCAacaccaacagcagcagcagcaacaggcgCCGCTGGCGATGCGCGGGCGCGTGTTCGAGTGCAAGACGTGCAGCCGGCAGTTCCCGACATTCCAGGCGCTCGGGGGCCACCGCGCCAGCCACAAGCGCCCCAGgctcctgcagcagcagcagcagccccagAACGCGCTCGTGAACGACGCGGCAGCGCTCTGCCTGGGGCGGCAGATCacgctgccgcggcagccgcagCAGATGCCGGTGCCGGCAAAGCCCAGGGCGCACGAGTGCCCCGTGTGCGGGCTCGAGTTCGCCGTCGGGCAGGCGCTGGGCGGCCACATGCGCAGGCACCGCGCCGAGGCCGACGCGCCCACCAGCGGctgcaaggcggcggcgcctgagACGCCGACGGCCTGctgcgacgccgacggcgggATCTGCCTGGACTTGAACCTGACGCCGTCGGAGAACTGCGCCAAGTGCCGGAGCGTGGCGGCGGGGCTCGGCGCCCGGCAGGGTGTGCCTAAAGCGCTAGCCATGTTGGACTGCTCGCTTTGA
- the LOC100840101 gene encoding pentatricopeptide repeat-containing protein At5g42450, mitochondrial encodes MPYRDVVAATAAIGALTRGSRHRDAVTLFSRVLSDGIPPNEFTFGTVLRSATALRDLRVGTQLHACVAKFGLCSNVFVGSALVDHYAKMGAMAEAQSALGDTHEPNVVSYTALIAGFLKNGMFDDAHRLFQCMPERNVVSWNAMIGGCSQAGLNEEAVGLFLEMCRQGVRPNDSTFPCVLTSVANAGALGVGRSVHASAIKLLGKLDVYIGNSLVSCYARCGSLEDSVLAFRKMKQKNLVTWNALICGYAQNGRGQEALGAYETMRAMGLKADNVTLLGLLFGCNHAGLVDEGYSLFKTAQLEQAGILKPEHYACVVDLLSRANRFDDAKRFLQELPFEPGIGFWKSMIGGCQIHWNKDLAESVAERIQALDPKDTSSYILLSNVYSAAGSWQSVSMIRRQIKEKGLKRITGCSWIEVQNDVHVFFNGDSRHSQCDEIYMMLESCLGTEEDEHCLV; translated from the coding sequence ATGCCTTACCGGGACGTGGTCGCGGCGACGGCCGCCATCGGTGCGCTCACGCGCGGGAGCCGTCATCGGGACGCCGTCACCCTCTTCTCTCGCGTGCTTTCGGACGGCATCCCGCCCAATGAGTTCACCTTCGGCACGGTCCTACGGTCGGCCACCGCACTGCGTGACCTGCGCGTCGGCACGCAGCTCCATGCCTGCGTCGCCAAGTTCGGCCTCTGCTCCAACGTCTTCGTGGGCAGTGCTCTCGTCGACCACTACGCCAAGATGGGCGCCATGGCGGAAGCCCAGAGCGCGCTGGGCGACACCCATGAGCCCAATGTCGTCTCCTATACAGCGCTCATCGCGGGGTTCCTGAAGAATGGGATGTTTGACGACGCTCACCGGTTGTTCCAGTGCATGCCAGAGAGGAATGTGGTCTCGTGGAATGCGATGATCGGCGGGTGCAGCCAGGCAGGTCTGAATGAGGAGGCAGTCGGTCTGTTCCTGGAAATGTGTCGACAGGGCGTCAGACCGAACGATAGCACGTTCCCATGCGTGCTCACTTCTGTTGCCAATGCAGGGGCACTTGGTGTCGGTAGAAGCGTCCATGCATCGGCTATCAAGTTATTGGGGAAGCTTGACGTTTACATTGGCAATTCTCTTGTCAGCTGCTATGCCAGGTGCGGTAGCTTGGAGGACAGTGTCCTGGCGTTCAGAAAGATGAAGCAAAAGAACCTTGTTACCTGGAACGCGTTGATCTGCGGGTATGCGCAGAACGGGAGGGGGCAGGAAGCTTTGGGTGCCTACGAGACAATGAGAGCAATGGGTTTGAAGGCAGACAATGTAACTCTTCTTGGATTGCTGTTTGGTTGCAACCATGCTGGTCTAGTTGACGAGGGTTATTCTTTGTTCAAGACTGCGCAGCTGGAGCAAGCGGGTATACTAAAACCTGAACATTATGCTTGCGTGGTCGATCTCCTATCTCGGGCTAATCGATTTGACGATGCCAAGAGGTTTCTTCAGGAACTTCCCTTTGAGCCTGGCATCGGGTTCTGGAAGTCAATGATAGGAGGGTGTCAGATTCATTGGAACAAGGACCTGGCCGAGAGCGTTGCAGAGCGTATTCAGGCCCTGGATCCAAAGGACACTTCTTCATACATCCTTCTTTCTAATGTTTACTCTGCAGCTGGAAGCTGGCAGAGTGTGTCAATGATTAGGAGGCAGATTAAGGAGAAGGGTCTAAAAAGGATCACCGGCTGCAGCTGGATTGAGGTCCAGAACGATGTCCATGTCTTCTTCAATGGAGACTCAAGACATAGCCAGTGTGATGAAATTTACATGATGCTTGAATCTTGCCTCGGTACCGAGGAAGATGAACACTGCCTTGTATGA
- the LOC100838768 gene encoding protein UPSTREAM OF FLC, translating to MAVVVAGSRARAEQPRPHWRERQQEQRSPDMAMPRPPRPRPQQPGPARVAVVYYLSRNGQLEHPHFMEVALPSPDGLYLRDVIDRLDALRGKGMARLYSWASKRSYRNGFVWHDLSEDDYIHPVAGREYVLKGTERLHPPTQQQLPLLVDAAAASSSCSTGSQDTTATTSSSSGWEHRSNSSLARQQKKAEERSEYRVVYKADERAGAGGTDAATQTEDVYRGRGHQQRRRAQQQGEDETTASTSPETLEALIRADGRVVAGRARASSVLMQLISCGSVSVKGGALASPAMPRVVHYRPRPPTAVEMPAFRQKFVEDKEYFSGSLVETQHSAAADKSQDMAVLRRSSSYNADRASKVEPAREAVDLHDRCIPRKPKSKKDGYQVISCSAHGGTRIGGA from the exons ATGGCAGTGGTGGTGGCTGGCAGCAGGGCGAGAGCAGAGCAGCCGAGGCCGCATTGGCGAGAGCGGCAGCAGGAACAGAGGAGCCCCGACATGGCGAtgccgaggccgccgcgcccgcgcccgcagcagccggggccggcgagggTGGCCGTCGTGTACTACCTGTCGAGGAACGGGCAACTCGAGCACCCGCACTTCATGGAGGTCGCCCTGCCGTCGCCCGACGGCCTCTACCTCCGAG ATGTGATCGATCGGCTTGACGCGCTGAGAGGCAAGGGGATGGCGCGCTTGTACTCCTGGGCGTCCAAGAG GAGCTACCGGAACGGGTTCGTGTGGCACGACCTGTCGGAGGACGACTACATCCACCCGGTGGCCGGGCGGGAGTACGTGCTCAAGGGCACCGAGCGGCTGCACCCGCCGACACAGCAGCAGCTCCCGCTGCTCGtcgacgcggccgccgcgtcatcctcctgctccacgGGCTCGCAGGACACCACGGCGACcacgtcctcctcgtcggggTGGGAGCACAGGAGCAACAGCAGCCTGGCTCGCCAACAGAAGAAGGCAGAGGAGCGCAGCGAGTACAGGGTGGTGTACAAGGCCGACGAGCgcgccggggccggcggcACGGACGCGGCCACGCAGACCGAGGACGTCtaccgcggccgcggccaccagcagaggcggcgcgcgcagCAGCAGGGCGAGGACGAGACGACGGCGTCCACGAGCCCCGAGACGCTCGAGGCGCTGATCAGGGCGGACGGGCGCGTCGTGGCCGGGAGGGCTAGGGCGTCCTCGGTGCTCATGCAGCTCATCTCGTGCGGCTCCGTGTCGGTCAAGGGCGGCGcgctcgcctcgccggccATGCCGCGCGTGGTGCACtaccgcccgcgcccgcccaCGGCCGTCGAGATGCCAGCCTTCCGGCAGAAGTTCGTCGAGGACAAGGAGTACTTCAGCGGGAGCCTCGTGGAGACGCAGCACTCGGCCGCCGCTGATAAGTCGCAGGACATGGCCGTTCTCCGGCGGTCGTCTTCGTACAACGCCGACAG GGCGTCGAAGGTGGagccggcgagggaggccgtgGACCTGCATGACAGGTGCATCCCTCGAAAGCCCAAGAGCAAGAAAGACGGCTACCAGGTGATCTCGTGCAGCGCCCATGGGGGCACGAGAATCGGAGGCGCCTGA
- the LOC100838456 gene encoding protein ALP1-like isoform X1 — protein sequence MAPLRGAKRRKRQPEKALPAGVMAPMPPPDAADWWDTFARRLAAGHKSKDCPDFESVFKMSRGTFNYICSLISGDFTRKTQSFRNFRFGDKTILGVEDQVAVALLRLTTGEPLLSIGNRFGMNHSAISNITWKFIESLEDHGIRHLKWPGPEEMATIKAKFEKLQGLPNCCGAIDTTHILMCSSAQPNSNVWLDGENRNSMVLQAIVDPDMRFRDIVSGWPGSLDDSCILRTSGFYKLCEKGARLEEQMELPGEPAGSVVREYIIGDASYPLLPWLMTPYQEHDPSPAQVEFNKRHTAARMVVQGAMARLKERWQVLKGELWRPDKHRLPRIIYACCLLTNIMIDLEDTQRDRTPASHNHDVGYMQQFSNVAVDSAVAQRDMLCKYVSKLDSKLPK from the exons ATGGCACCACTGAGGGGGGCCAAGCGGCGCAAGCGGCAACCCGAGAAGGCCCTGCCGGCGGGGGTGATGGCGCCGATGCCcccgccggacgccgccgatTGGTGGGACACCTTCGCCCGCAGGCTTGCAGCAG GACATAAATCCAAAGACTGCCCGGATTTTGAGTCTGTCTTCAAGATGTCGAGGGGGACATTCAACTACATTTGCTCTCTTATTAGTGGGGACTTCACAAGAAAGACGCAGAGTTTCAGAAATTTCAGGTTTGGGGACAAGACGATCCTAGGTGTCGAGGATCAAGTAGCTGTTGCTCTGTTAAGGCTGACTACTGGTGAGCCACTTCTGAGCATAGGGAATCGCTTCGGGATGAACCATTCAGCCATCTCAAACATCACATGGAAGTTTATTGAATCCTTAGAGGATCATGGGATCCGTCATCTGAAGTGGCCTGGTCCTGAGGAGATGGCAACCATCAAAGCAAAGTTTGAAAAGCTCCAGGGCCTCCCCAACTGCTGCGGCGCCATAGACACAACACACATCCTCATGTGCTCTTCAGCTCAGCCTAACAGCAATGTCTGGCTTGACGGCGAGAACAGAAACAGCATGGTCCTGCAGGCCATTGTAGACCCTGACATGCGGTTCAGAGACATTGTCAGTGGTTGGCCGGGGAGCTTGGATGACTCTTGCATTCTGCGCACCTCGGGATTCTACAAGCTGTGTGAGAAAGGTGCAAGGCTGGAGGAGCAAATGGAGCTTCCCGGGGAGCCAGCAGGGTCAGTGGTCAGGGAATACATTATCGGGGATGCAAGCTACCCTCTTCTTCCCTGGCTGATGACTCCATACCAAGAGCATGATCCATCTCCAGCGCAAGTGGAATTCAACAAGAGGCACACCGCAGCAAGAATGGTGGTGCAGGGTGCTATGGCCAGGCTGAAGGAGAGGTGGCAGGTACTCAAGGGAGAGCTCTGGAGGCCCGACAAGCACCGGTTACCGAGGATCATCTATGCCTGCTGCCTGCTCACCAATATCATGATCGATCTCGAGGACACACAGAGAGATAGGACACCGGCATCGCACAACCACGATGTCGGCTACATGCAGCAGTTCAGCAATGTGGCTGTGGACAGTGCGGTCGCACAGAGGGACATGCTTTGCAAGTATGTCAGCAAGCTTGACAGCAAATTGCCGAAATGA
- the LOC100838162 gene encoding coatomer subunit zeta-3, which translates to MGSCPSVKNILVLDSEGKRVAVKYYSDEWPSVSSKLAFEKSVFVKTQKTSARTEAEVVMFDGYIIVYKFIQDLHFFVTGGDEENELILASVLQGFSDAVGLLLRNNVDKRTALENLDLIFLCLDEVVDGGIVLETDANLIAEKVSGHGLEGAGSFTEQTISQALATAREHFARSLLK; encoded by the exons ATG GGGTCCTGCCCTTCGGTTAAGAACATTCTTGTGCTGGATTCCGAAGGGAAGCGCGTGGCCGTGAAGTACTACAGCGATGAATGGCCCTCCGTGTCTTCCAAGTTAGCTTTCGAGAAGTCAGTCTTTGTGAAGACCCAGAAAACGAGTGCTAGAACAGAAG CTGAGGTAGTAATGTTTGATGGTTACATCATTGTCTACAAGTTCATCCAAGATCTACACTTCTTTGTAACCGGAGGAGATGAGGAGAATGAGCTCATTTTAGCGTCAGTTCTTCAGGGGTTTTCTGATGCTGTTGGCCTACTTCTCAG AAACAATGTAGACAAAAGGACTGCACTCGAAAATCTTGATCTCATCTTTTTATGCCTTGATGAAGTTGTTGATGGAGG GATTGTTCTTGAAACAGATGCAAATCTGATAGCTGAGAAGGTATCAGGTCATGGATTGGAAGGAGCTGGATCATTCACTGAGCAG ACAATAAGCCAAGCCCTGGCGACAGCAAGAGAGCACTTTGCAAGGTCACTTCTCAAGTAA
- the LOC100839075 gene encoding uncharacterized protein LOC100839075, with translation MGKFRKLGRHAAHRVSMLRTMVSQLVKHERIETTVAKAKEVRRKADQMVQLGKDGTLDAARRASAFVRGDDVVHKLFTELAYRYKDRAGGYTRLLRTRIRIGDAAPMAYIEFVDRENELREAKPATPPPPQRVPLDPWAKSRASQQWAGPKISGSSKAEGL, from the exons atgGGCAAGTTccgcaagctcgggcgccacgCCGCGCACCGTGTCTCCATGCTCAG GACGATGGTGTCGCAGCTGGTGAAGCACGAGCGCATCGAGACCACCGTCGCGAAG GCGAAGGAGGTGCGGCGGAAGGCGGATCAGATGGTGCAGCTCGGCAAGGAT GGTACACTGGATGCGGCAAGACGTGCTTCTGCTTTTGTTCGGGGAGATGATGTTGTTCATAAGCTATTCACAGAGCTGGCCTATCGCTATAA AGATCGAGCCGGTGGATACACAAGATTGTTGCGAACTAGGATACGAATTGGTGATGCTGCACCGATGGCATACATTGA GTTTGTCGACAGAGAGAATGAACTTCGAGAGGCCAAACCTGCaacgccacctccacctcagCGTGTTCCACTTGATCCGTGGGCCAAGTCTCGTGCTAGCCAGCAGTGGGCAGGACCGAAAATTAGCGGGAGCTCAAAAGCAGAAGGCTTATGA
- the LOC100838456 gene encoding protein ALP1-like isoform X2: MRGHKSKDCPDFESVFKMSRGTFNYICSLISGDFTRKTQSFRNFRFGDKTILGVEDQVAVALLRLTTGEPLLSIGNRFGMNHSAISNITWKFIESLEDHGIRHLKWPGPEEMATIKAKFEKLQGLPNCCGAIDTTHILMCSSAQPNSNVWLDGENRNSMVLQAIVDPDMRFRDIVSGWPGSLDDSCILRTSGFYKLCEKGARLEEQMELPGEPAGSVVREYIIGDASYPLLPWLMTPYQEHDPSPAQVEFNKRHTAARMVVQGAMARLKERWQVLKGELWRPDKHRLPRIIYACCLLTNIMIDLEDTQRDRTPASHNHDVGYMQQFSNVAVDSAVAQRDMLCKYVSKLDSKLPK, from the exons ATGCGTG GACATAAATCCAAAGACTGCCCGGATTTTGAGTCTGTCTTCAAGATGTCGAGGGGGACATTCAACTACATTTGCTCTCTTATTAGTGGGGACTTCACAAGAAAGACGCAGAGTTTCAGAAATTTCAGGTTTGGGGACAAGACGATCCTAGGTGTCGAGGATCAAGTAGCTGTTGCTCTGTTAAGGCTGACTACTGGTGAGCCACTTCTGAGCATAGGGAATCGCTTCGGGATGAACCATTCAGCCATCTCAAACATCACATGGAAGTTTATTGAATCCTTAGAGGATCATGGGATCCGTCATCTGAAGTGGCCTGGTCCTGAGGAGATGGCAACCATCAAAGCAAAGTTTGAAAAGCTCCAGGGCCTCCCCAACTGCTGCGGCGCCATAGACACAACACACATCCTCATGTGCTCTTCAGCTCAGCCTAACAGCAATGTCTGGCTTGACGGCGAGAACAGAAACAGCATGGTCCTGCAGGCCATTGTAGACCCTGACATGCGGTTCAGAGACATTGTCAGTGGTTGGCCGGGGAGCTTGGATGACTCTTGCATTCTGCGCACCTCGGGATTCTACAAGCTGTGTGAGAAAGGTGCAAGGCTGGAGGAGCAAATGGAGCTTCCCGGGGAGCCAGCAGGGTCAGTGGTCAGGGAATACATTATCGGGGATGCAAGCTACCCTCTTCTTCCCTGGCTGATGACTCCATACCAAGAGCATGATCCATCTCCAGCGCAAGTGGAATTCAACAAGAGGCACACCGCAGCAAGAATGGTGGTGCAGGGTGCTATGGCCAGGCTGAAGGAGAGGTGGCAGGTACTCAAGGGAGAGCTCTGGAGGCCCGACAAGCACCGGTTACCGAGGATCATCTATGCCTGCTGCCTGCTCACCAATATCATGATCGATCTCGAGGACACACAGAGAGATAGGACACCGGCATCGCACAACCACGATGTCGGCTACATGCAGCAGTTCAGCAATGTGGCTGTGGACAGTGCGGTCGCACAGAGGGACATGCTTTGCAAGTATGTCAGCAAGCTTGACAGCAAATTGCCGAAATGA
- the LOC100839381 gene encoding histone H2B.5, translating to MAPKAEKKPAEKKPVEEKSAEKKPKAEKRVPGAAKEGGSEKKKKKAKKSVETYKIYIFKVLKQVHPDIGISSKAMSIMNSFINDIFEKLAGESAKLARYNKKPTITSREIQTAVRLVLPGELAKHAVSEGTKAVTKFTSS from the coding sequence ATGGCGCCCAAGGCCGAGAAGAAGCCCGCCGAGAAGAAGCCGGTGGAGGAGAAGTCAGCGGAGAAGAAGCCCAAGGCGGAGAAACGCGTGCCGGGCGCCGCCAAGGAGGGCGGctccgagaagaagaagaagaaggccaagaagAGCGTGGAGACCTACAAGATCTACATCTTCAAGGTGCTCAAGCAGGTGCACCCGGACATTGGTATCTCCTCCAAGGCCATGTCCATcatgaactccttcatcaACGATATATTTGAGAAGCTCGCCGGCGAGTCGGCCAAGCTCGCGCGGTACAACAAGAAGCCCACCATCACCTCCCGGGAGATCCAGACCGCGGTGCGCCTCGTCCTCCCCGGCGAGCTTGCCAAGCACGCCGTCTCCGAGGGCACCAAGGCTGTCACAAAGTTCACGTCGTCTTAG